The Paralichthys olivaceus isolate ysfri-2021 chromosome 9, ASM2471397v2, whole genome shotgun sequence genome contains a region encoding:
- the med7 gene encoding mediator of RNA polymerase II transcription subunit 7 — MGEPQQVSALPPPPMQYIKEYTDENIRKGLAPKPPPPIRDSYMMFGNQFQCDDLIIRPLESQGIERLHPVQFDHKRELKKLNMSILVNFLDLLDILIKSPGSIKREEKLEDLKLLFVHLHHLINEYRPHQARETLRVMMEVQKRQRLETAERFQKHLERVVEMIQGCLTSLPDDLPQMEGPDGAGDGTRNASAAASVGSSSGLAPRLKSEPMDVEEAGASCMAVAQQDKSIPPSRREKIWDKDAAMCSIIDEIA, encoded by the coding sequence ATGGGTGAACCGCAGCAGGTCAGTGCTCTGCCCCCTCCGCCTATGCAGTACATCAAAGAgtacacagatgaaaacatccgTAAAGGTCTGGCTCCCAAGCCACCTCCACCCATCAGAGACAGCTACATGATGTTTGGCAACCAGTTCCAGTGTGATGACCTCATCATCCGGCCTCTGGAGAGCCAGGGCATCGAGCGGCTCCACCCTGTGCAGTTTGACCACAAACGGGAGCTGAAGAAGCTCAACATGTCCATCCTCGTGAACTTTCTGGACCTGCTGGACATCCTCATTAAGAGCCCGGGTAGCATAAAGCGTGAAGAAAAACTGGAGGACCTAAAGCTTCTGTTTGTTCACTTGCACCACTTGATAAATGAGTACAGGCCACATCAGGCAAGGGAGACGCTGAGGGTAATGATGGAGGTGCAGAAGAGGCAGAGGCTTGAGACAGCTGAGAGGTTCCAGAAACACTTGGAGAGAGTGGTGGAGATGATTCAGGGGTGCCTCACCTCACTCCCTGATGACTTACCACAGATGGAGGGTCCAGATGGTGCTGGTGATGGGACAAGAAATGCGTCTGCAGCAGCTAGTGTTGGTAGTTCTTCTGGCCTGGCTCCCAGGCTGAAAAGTGAACCTATGGATGTAGAGGAAGCAGGTGCCAGCTGTATGGCAGTGGCTCAACAGGACAAAAGCATCCCTCCTtcaaggagagagaaaatatggGACAAAGATGCTGCTATGTGCAGTATTATTGATGAAATTGCTTAA
- the itk gene encoding tyrosine-protein kinase ITK/TSK isoform X1 has translation MFPRVILKGTMIKKSQQKKRTSPCNYKERFFVLDTQDLKYSERRPGKKPMMKGCIELSSIKCVEIVCCDVPIPCNYKYPFQILHDNHYLYIFAPDNDCRQRWVRALKEETKHNNLVTKYHPNILMYGKWRCCQQTEKLAPGCQVYDPLGYASKKPLPQLPDPEMELQNGGQRLVIALQDYTPVEDKNLPLQKDHEYVLIKSSHPDWWAVQDNQGNIGFVPSAYVAEKSDTFERFEWYNKNITRGEAESLLMKEGKEGAFMVRDSRQAGVYTVSVFTKAPGSNGEKNPRVKHYQIRQTETDESAFYLAEKYLFSTIPELILYHQHNAAGLITRLRHPVPQDGVSSRDAADPAEGQWEVDPEELILGQELGSGQFGLVLEGRWRERRVAVKMIRDKSMSDEDFKEEARVMMRFSHCRLVQLYGVCTQHSPMCLVFEFMENGCLSDYLRDRKGGLSQDLLLGMCLDVSEGMAYLESSNFIHRDLAARNCLVSKNNEVKVSDFGMTRFVLDDQYTSSQCSKFPVKWSAPEVIKYCKFSSKSDVWSFGVIMWEIFNEGRLPYENRSNTEVVESLNAGLRLLKPRLAPDAVYMLMEWCWKEKPDDRPSFAHVLHELATLSNL, from the exons ATGTTCCCCAGGGTGATTTTAAAGGGGACTATGATCAAAAAATctcaacaaaagaaaagaacatcaCCTTGTAACTACAAGGAGCGATTCTTTGTATTGGATACACAAGACTTGAAGTACTCTGAGCGACGACCGGGG AAAAAGCCGATGATGAAAGGTTGCATCGAGCTCTCCAGTATCAAGTGTGTGGAGattgtgtgttgtgatgttCCTATACCATGCAACTATAAGTACCCTTTTCAG ATTTTACATGACAACCATTACCTCTACATTTTCGCCCCAGACAATGATTGTCGGCAGAGATGGGTCAGAGCTCTCAAAGAAG agacaaaacacaacaatttgGTCACAAAATACCACCCAAACATCTTGATGTATGGAAAATGGAGATGCTgccaacaaacagagaaactggCGCCAGGGTGTCAAGTATATGATCCACTGGGTTATG CTTCCAAAAAACCACTCCCTCAACTCCCGGATCCAGAG ATGGAACTGCAAAATGGAGGACAGAGGCTTGTCATCGCTCTGCAAGACTACACACCAGTGGAAGATAAAAACCTGCCTCTTCAGAAAGATCATGAGTATGTCCTGATCAAAAGCTCCCACCCTGACTGGTGGGCTGTGCAGGACAACCAGGG GAATATAGGATTTGTGCCCAGTGCGTACGTAGCTGAAAAGTCTGACACCTTTGAGAGATTTGa atggtacaataaaaacatcacCAGAGGGGAAGCAGAGAGTTTGCTAATGAAAGAG GGAAAGGAAGGTGCATTCATGGTGCGTGACTCCAGGCAGGCAGGCGTATACACAGTGTCGGTCTTCACAAAAGCACCAGG GTCAAATGGGGAGAAGAATCCGAGAGTGAAACATTACCAGAtcaggcagacagagacagacgagAGCGCCTTTTACTTGGCGGAGAAGTACCTGTTCAGCACCATTCCTGAGCTCATCCTTTACCACCAACACAATGCTGCCG GCTTGATAACGCGTCTGAGACACCCGGTCCCTCAGGATGGAGTCAGCTCCCGGGACGCTGCTGACCCCGCAGAAG GTCAGTGGGAGGTGGACCCAGAGGAGCTGATCTTGGGTCAGGAGCTGGGCAGTGGTCAGTTTGGGCTGGTGCTGgaggggagatggagggagaggagggttGCAGTGAAGATGATAAGAGATAAGTCCATGTCAGATGAGGACTTTAAAGAAGAGGCAAGAGTCATGAT gaGGTTCTCCCACTGTAGGCTGGTGCAGCTCTATGGTGTGTGCACCCAGCATTCTCCCATGTGTCTTGTGTTTGAGTTCATGGAAAACGGCTGCCTGTCAGACtacctgagagacagaaagggagGTTTGTCTCAGGACTTGTTGCTTGGGATGTGTCTGGATGTCAGTGAGGGGATGGCTTACCTGGAGAGTTCCAATTTCATCCACAGAGATCTG GCTGCCAGGAACTGTCTTGTGTCAAAGAACAATGAGGTGAAGGTATCAGATTTTGGGATGACCAG ATTTGTTCTGGACGATCAGTACACAAGTTCCCAGTGCTCCAAGTTCCCTGTCAAGTGGTCGGCCCCAGAGGTCATCAAATACTGCAAGTTCAGCAGCAAGTCAGACGTCTGGTCATTcg GTGTAATCATGTGGGAGATTTTCAACGAGGGCCGTCTTCCCTATGAGAACCGCTCCAACACTGAGGTGGTGGAGTCCCTGAATGCAGGCCTGAGGCTCCTGAAGCCCCGCCTGGCTCCAGATGCAGTTTACATGCTCATGGAGTGGTGCTGGAAAGAG AAGCCAGACGATCGTCCATCCTTCGCTCATGTCCTTCACGAGCTGGCCACCCTCTCAAACCTGTGA
- the itk gene encoding tyrosine-protein kinase ITK/TSK isoform X2, with translation MIKKSQQKKRTSPCNYKERFFVLDTQDLKYSERRPGKKPMMKGCIELSSIKCVEIVCCDVPIPCNYKYPFQILHDNHYLYIFAPDNDCRQRWVRALKEETKHNNLVTKYHPNILMYGKWRCCQQTEKLAPGCQVYDPLGYASKKPLPQLPDPEMELQNGGQRLVIALQDYTPVEDKNLPLQKDHEYVLIKSSHPDWWAVQDNQGNIGFVPSAYVAEKSDTFERFEWYNKNITRGEAESLLMKEGKEGAFMVRDSRQAGVYTVSVFTKAPGSNGEKNPRVKHYQIRQTETDESAFYLAEKYLFSTIPELILYHQHNAAGLITRLRHPVPQDGVSSRDAADPAEGQWEVDPEELILGQELGSGQFGLVLEGRWRERRVAVKMIRDKSMSDEDFKEEARVMMRFSHCRLVQLYGVCTQHSPMCLVFEFMENGCLSDYLRDRKGGLSQDLLLGMCLDVSEGMAYLESSNFIHRDLAARNCLVSKNNEVKVSDFGMTRFVLDDQYTSSQCSKFPVKWSAPEVIKYCKFSSKSDVWSFGVIMWEIFNEGRLPYENRSNTEVVESLNAGLRLLKPRLAPDAVYMLMEWCWKEKPDDRPSFAHVLHELATLSNL, from the exons ATGATCAAAAAATctcaacaaaagaaaagaacatcaCCTTGTAACTACAAGGAGCGATTCTTTGTATTGGATACACAAGACTTGAAGTACTCTGAGCGACGACCGGGG AAAAAGCCGATGATGAAAGGTTGCATCGAGCTCTCCAGTATCAAGTGTGTGGAGattgtgtgttgtgatgttCCTATACCATGCAACTATAAGTACCCTTTTCAG ATTTTACATGACAACCATTACCTCTACATTTTCGCCCCAGACAATGATTGTCGGCAGAGATGGGTCAGAGCTCTCAAAGAAG agacaaaacacaacaatttgGTCACAAAATACCACCCAAACATCTTGATGTATGGAAAATGGAGATGCTgccaacaaacagagaaactggCGCCAGGGTGTCAAGTATATGATCCACTGGGTTATG CTTCCAAAAAACCACTCCCTCAACTCCCGGATCCAGAG ATGGAACTGCAAAATGGAGGACAGAGGCTTGTCATCGCTCTGCAAGACTACACACCAGTGGAAGATAAAAACCTGCCTCTTCAGAAAGATCATGAGTATGTCCTGATCAAAAGCTCCCACCCTGACTGGTGGGCTGTGCAGGACAACCAGGG GAATATAGGATTTGTGCCCAGTGCGTACGTAGCTGAAAAGTCTGACACCTTTGAGAGATTTGa atggtacaataaaaacatcacCAGAGGGGAAGCAGAGAGTTTGCTAATGAAAGAG GGAAAGGAAGGTGCATTCATGGTGCGTGACTCCAGGCAGGCAGGCGTATACACAGTGTCGGTCTTCACAAAAGCACCAGG GTCAAATGGGGAGAAGAATCCGAGAGTGAAACATTACCAGAtcaggcagacagagacagacgagAGCGCCTTTTACTTGGCGGAGAAGTACCTGTTCAGCACCATTCCTGAGCTCATCCTTTACCACCAACACAATGCTGCCG GCTTGATAACGCGTCTGAGACACCCGGTCCCTCAGGATGGAGTCAGCTCCCGGGACGCTGCTGACCCCGCAGAAG GTCAGTGGGAGGTGGACCCAGAGGAGCTGATCTTGGGTCAGGAGCTGGGCAGTGGTCAGTTTGGGCTGGTGCTGgaggggagatggagggagaggagggttGCAGTGAAGATGATAAGAGATAAGTCCATGTCAGATGAGGACTTTAAAGAAGAGGCAAGAGTCATGAT gaGGTTCTCCCACTGTAGGCTGGTGCAGCTCTATGGTGTGTGCACCCAGCATTCTCCCATGTGTCTTGTGTTTGAGTTCATGGAAAACGGCTGCCTGTCAGACtacctgagagacagaaagggagGTTTGTCTCAGGACTTGTTGCTTGGGATGTGTCTGGATGTCAGTGAGGGGATGGCTTACCTGGAGAGTTCCAATTTCATCCACAGAGATCTG GCTGCCAGGAACTGTCTTGTGTCAAAGAACAATGAGGTGAAGGTATCAGATTTTGGGATGACCAG ATTTGTTCTGGACGATCAGTACACAAGTTCCCAGTGCTCCAAGTTCCCTGTCAAGTGGTCGGCCCCAGAGGTCATCAAATACTGCAAGTTCAGCAGCAAGTCAGACGTCTGGTCATTcg GTGTAATCATGTGGGAGATTTTCAACGAGGGCCGTCTTCCCTATGAGAACCGCTCCAACACTGAGGTGGTGGAGTCCCTGAATGCAGGCCTGAGGCTCCTGAAGCCCCGCCTGGCTCCAGATGCAGTTTACATGCTCATGGAGTGGTGCTGGAAAGAG AAGCCAGACGATCGTCCATCCTTCGCTCATGTCCTTCACGAGCTGGCCACCCTCTCAAACCTGTGA